The stretch of DNA GACATAGATTCAGGGATCATAAGAAAAAGTAAATGCATTGTTGGTCGTTTTGAAATCACGCCTGTTGATTTTGAAAAATCATGGAGCAGCCTATTCATTTGGATGAATGAAAATGGATATAAAAAAGCTGAAGAGAATCCTTTTGAAATATATCATAATGACTTTCGGGAACATCCTGAAAATAAATGTATAGTTGATTTACATATTCCCATTGAATAAAAAATTGATTTGTAAATTAGTGACCGCCTAAAAAGTTTAAATAGGCTGTCATTACGAGGAGAGAATCGACGTGGTAATCTTTTGAATTGAATCTAAAATTAAACAGATTGCCACGACTTTTGCAAAGTCTCGCAATGACACTGAATGGCATTTTTTAGACAAAATTTTTATTTTTAACCCATTATGAGTTCAGAAAAAATTATACAAAAAACCATCACTTTTGTAAAAGAGCAATTAATTGATGCCGAAGGAGGGCACGACTGGTTTCATATAGAGCGTGTTTATAAAAATGCCTTGCTAATTTCTAAAAGTGAAAATGTAGATACTTTTATTGTAGCTCTTGGCGCTTTATTACATGATATTGCCGATAGTAAATTCCATAAAGGTGATGAAACTATTGGTCCTAAAATAGCTCGAGAGTTTTTATTTAAACTGAATGTAGACTCTACAGTCATTGAGCATGTTATAAATATTATTGAAAATATTTCTTTTAAAGGTGGAAATGAAGCACAAAAATTTCGTTCACCAGAATTAGATGTCGTGCAAGATGCCGATAGACTAGATGCTATTGGAGCCATAGGTATAGCACGTTGTTTTAATTATGGGGGCTTTAAAAACAGAGCCCTTTATAACCCTGACATTAAGCCAAACTTTAACATGAGTAAAGCAGCGTATAAAGCATCAACGGCTCCAACTATTAATCATTTTTATGAAAAATTACTGCTTTTAAAAGATAAAATGAATACCAAAACAGGAAAAAAAATAGCTTTAAACAGGCACACATTTATGGAGCTGTATCTTAAACAGTTTTATAATGAGTGGGATGGAAATGCTTAAAGCATTGTCGGGTCGGGCCTTTCGTCTCCGCTCAGTACTCGAGGAGACACACCCTTAAATTTCAGATGATTATCAGTAATAAAGTGATTGCTTACGTCAAGTTAATCTACTATTGGATAATATGTTTTATCTCTTTTCTGTATTGCGATGCACTTTTACCTGTTATTTCATTAAACTGTTTATTAAAATGTGAAAAATTATTAAACCCACATTCAAAACAAACATCCGCAATACTCATTTGACTTTCGTTTAATAGTTTTGTCGCATGCACTACTCTATATTCATTAACCAATTTAGTAAATGTCTTACCTGTAATACGTTTAAAATATCTACAAAACGCAGGGACCGTCATGCTTACTTTATCAGCTATTTCATCTAAGCTAATGTGATTTTGAAAGTTTCTGTTAATATACTTATAGATCAAACCAATTTTACCACTGTCTTGTGGTTCTGCTTCAAAAGCAAAACCGTCAGCATTTAAAATAATATAGTCATCTGTTTTTGCTAAATGATTTAATATCTCTAAAAATTTTAAAACCCTATCCAAGCCTTCATAATTTAGAAGCCTATCAATTTTAGGTCCAATTATTT from Flavivirga spongiicola encodes:
- a CDS encoding AraC family transcriptional regulator gives rise to the protein MINKKPTLEKLSPSFGSSILVKQHMVKVDKYNAFWHFHPELELVYVNKGQGKTHIGTHLSYFNNSQLILIGSNLPHNGFTDRLTANGTETTVQFKSNFLGNDFVNIPEMSLIISLFDRAKKGIRFNAETKKIIGPKIDRLLNYEGLDRVLKFLEILNHLAKTDDYIILNADGFAFEAEPQDSGKIGLIYKYINRNFQNHISLDEIADKVSMTVPAFCRYFKRITGKTFTKLVNEYRVVHATKLLNESQMSIADVCFECGFNNFSHFNKQFNEITGKSASQYRKEIKHIIQ
- a CDS encoding HD domain-containing protein; the protein is MSSEKIIQKTITFVKEQLIDAEGGHDWFHIERVYKNALLISKSENVDTFIVALGALLHDIADSKFHKGDETIGPKIAREFLFKLNVDSTVIEHVINIIENISFKGGNEAQKFRSPELDVVQDADRLDAIGAIGIARCFNYGGFKNRALYNPDIKPNFNMSKAAYKASTAPTINHFYEKLLLLKDKMNTKTGKKIALNRHTFMELYLKQFYNEWDGNA